In the Oncorhynchus keta strain PuntledgeMale-10-30-2019 chromosome 14, Oket_V2, whole genome shotgun sequence genome, one interval contains:
- the LOC127907163 gene encoding histone-lysine N-methyltransferase, H3 lysine-79 specific-like: MELIPPDIGGESSSPDSPVSPSVSELRLVLQVKEERDEEKKIELERELKRESDRREEMERFREKRENERREMEERHRQKMENCTEAREEAARNLMNISQDLQWDIMIPQTKMEREFTRQMEEKNRQMEEKDRQMEEKNRQMEEKDRQMKEKDREMEEKDRQMKEKDREMEEKDRQMEEKDRQMEEKDRQMKEKDRQMKEKDRQMKEKDRQMKEKDRQMEEKDRDGGVG; this comes from the coding sequence ttggaggagagagcagcagtcCAGACTCCCCAGTGTCTCCCAGTGTGTCTGAGCTGAGACTGGTGCTGCAGgtgaaagaagagagggatgaggagaagaAAATAGAGCTGGAGAGGGAGCTGAAGAGGGAGTCTGATagaagggaggagatggagagatttagagagaagagagagaatgagaggagggagatggaggagagacacagacagaagaTGGAGAACTGTACAGAGGCCAGAGAAGAAGCAGCGAGAAACCTGATGAATATCTCGCAAGACTTACAGTGGGACATCATGATCCCACAGACAAAGATGGAGAGGGAGTTCActagacagatggaggagaagaatagacagatggaggagaaggatagacagatggaggagaagaatagacagatggaggagaaggatagacagatgaaggagaaggatagagagatggaggagaaggatagacagatgaaggagaaggatagagagatggaggagaaggatagacagatggaggagaaggatagacagatggaggagaaggatagacagatgaaggagaaggatagacagatgaaggagaaggatagacagatgaaggagaaggatagacagatgaaggagaaggatagacagatggaggagaaggatagagatggaggagtaGGATAG